Proteins encoded within one genomic window of Rhinolophus sinicus isolate RSC01 linkage group LG05, ASM3656204v1, whole genome shotgun sequence:
- the COA5 gene encoding cytochrome c oxidase assembly factor 5 produces MPRYYEDKPEGGACAGVKEDLGSCLLQSDCVLQEGKSPRQCLKEGNCKALKYSFFECKRSMLDARSRFRGRKGY; encoded by the exons ATGCCCCGGTATTACGAGGACAAGCCGGAGGGCGGCGCGTGCGCGGGCGTGAAGGAGGACCTGGGCTCCTGCCTGCTGCAGTCGGACTGTGTGCTCCAG GAAGGAAAATCCCCTCGGCAGTGTCTGAAGGAGGGAAACTGCAAAGctttgaaatattcattttttgaATGTAAAAGATCAATG ttggatGCCAGATCAAgattcagaggaagaaaaggataTTGA